One genomic region from Nocardia vinacea encodes:
- a CDS encoding TetR/AcrR family transcriptional regulator, with protein MTTQSRKERERAERHQRIIDTARELAETSGWEAVTVRRLAEKIEYSQPVLYSHFAGKAAIVTAVAEEGIVDLTAQLRERRARAKTPSEALEAMVRGYLDFATENPARYDAMFVLDTELNFGNDAPQALRDAFGEIQSAYAPFAGDFDLQAGTEVAWSALHGIATLDRSGRLVDELREERIRVLLGQWTHKGVNG; from the coding sequence ATGACCACGCAGAGCCGCAAAGAACGCGAACGAGCCGAACGACATCAGCGCATCATCGACACCGCACGTGAACTCGCCGAAACCTCGGGCTGGGAGGCGGTGACCGTGCGCCGCCTCGCCGAGAAGATCGAATACAGCCAGCCGGTGCTCTACAGCCACTTCGCCGGCAAGGCGGCGATCGTCACGGCCGTCGCCGAAGAAGGCATCGTCGATCTCACTGCACAGCTGCGCGAGCGGCGGGCCCGCGCGAAGACTCCGAGCGAGGCGCTCGAGGCCATGGTGCGCGGCTACCTCGACTTCGCGACCGAGAATCCGGCCCGATACGACGCGATGTTCGTCCTCGATACCGAACTCAACTTCGGCAACGACGCACCACAGGCGCTGCGCGACGCATTCGGCGAGATCCAGAGCGCGTACGCGCCGTTCGCGGGCGATTTCGATTTACAGGCGGGCACCGAGGTGGCCTGGAGCGCCCTGCACGGCATCGCCACCCTGGACCGCAGCGGTCGCCTGGTCGACGAGCTGCGCGAGGAGCGGATCCGGGTGCTGCTCGGCCAATGGACACATAAGGGAGTGAATGGGTGA
- a CDS encoding DUF4287 domain-containing protein — protein MATTKAKGPASYFPSIEAKYGRTIDEWKSAVRASHLASHKEIVEWLTSEHGFGHGHATAIAQHYLHPEKWAD, from the coding sequence ATGGCAACGACCAAGGCCAAGGGGCCCGCGTCCTACTTCCCGTCGATCGAGGCCAAGTACGGTCGCACCATCGATGAGTGGAAGTCCGCCGTGCGCGCGTCGCATCTGGCCTCGCACAAGGAAATCGTCGAATGGCTGACGTCCGAGCACGGCTTCGGCCACGGCCACGCCACCGCGATCGCCCAGCACTACCTGCATCCGGAGAAGTGGGCCGACTGA
- a CDS encoding cation:dicarboxylate symporter family transporter has protein sequence MSDVVKRQRRDRTHWLYLGVIVAVIAGILVGWLAPEFGQDVAPLGTIFINMIKMMIAPVIFCTIVLGIGSVRSAANVGKVGGLALGYFLVMSTVALGIGLVVGNLLEPGSGMNIAKTANQGSKLADQAHAAGGTWEFIQSIIPTTLASSLTSGSVLQALFIALLVGFALQAMGTAGEPILRGVASLQKLVFRILSMILWLAPIGAFGAIANVVGKTGLDAVKQLALLMIAFYLTCLVFIFGVLGVLLWAVSRVSIFKLVRYLAREYLLILGTSSSESALPRLIAKMEHLGVERTTVGVVVPTGYSFNLDGTAIYLTMASLFIADAMGKPLNIGEQVGLLVFMIVASKGAAGVTGAGLATLAGGLQSHRPELLDGVGLIVGIDRFMSEARALTNFSGNAVATVLVGTWTKTIDMEWVHSVLDRKLPFDETTMIDDEHGEPTPQEPGAVDMVKA, from the coding sequence ATGAGCGATGTAGTAAAACGACAGCGGCGCGACCGCACCCACTGGCTGTATCTGGGCGTTATCGTCGCCGTAATCGCGGGAATTCTGGTCGGCTGGCTGGCGCCCGAATTCGGTCAGGACGTGGCCCCGCTCGGCACCATATTCATCAATATGATCAAGATGATGATCGCACCGGTCATCTTCTGCACGATCGTGCTCGGCATCGGATCGGTGCGCTCGGCGGCCAATGTCGGCAAGGTGGGCGGGCTGGCGCTCGGGTACTTTCTGGTCATGTCGACGGTGGCGCTCGGCATCGGGTTGGTCGTCGGCAATCTGCTGGAGCCCGGCTCCGGCATGAATATCGCCAAGACCGCCAACCAGGGGTCGAAGCTTGCCGATCAGGCGCACGCCGCAGGCGGCACCTGGGAATTTATCCAGAGCATCATCCCGACCACCCTTGCCTCCTCGCTGACCAGCGGCAGCGTGCTGCAGGCGCTGTTTATCGCATTGCTGGTCGGATTCGCGCTGCAGGCCATGGGCACGGCGGGGGAGCCTATCCTGCGCGGTGTCGCATCGCTGCAGAAGTTGGTCTTCCGGATCCTGTCGATGATCCTGTGGCTGGCCCCGATCGGTGCGTTCGGCGCGATCGCGAATGTGGTCGGCAAGACCGGCCTGGACGCGGTGAAGCAGTTGGCGCTGTTGATGATCGCGTTCTACCTGACCTGTCTGGTATTCATCTTCGGTGTGCTCGGCGTGCTGCTGTGGGCGGTATCGCGGGTGTCCATCTTCAAGCTGGTGCGCTACCTGGCCAGGGAATACCTGCTGATCCTCGGTACCTCGTCCTCGGAGTCCGCGCTGCCGCGGCTGATCGCGAAGATGGAGCACCTCGGCGTCGAACGGACCACCGTGGGTGTCGTTGTGCCGACCGGATATTCGTTCAACCTGGACGGCACCGCCATCTACCTGACTATGGCGTCGCTGTTCATCGCCGATGCGATGGGCAAACCGCTCAACATAGGTGAGCAGGTCGGCCTGCTGGTGTTCATGATCGTCGCGTCCAAGGGCGCGGCCGGTGTCACCGGTGCGGGTCTTGCCACGCTTGCGGGTGGACTGCAGAGCCATCGCCCCGAACTGCTCGACGGCGTCGGCCTGATTGTCGGCATCGACCGGTTCATGTCCGAAGCCCGCGCGCTGACCAACTTCTCGGGCAATGCCGTTGCCACCGTCCTGGTCGGCACCTGGACCAAGACCATCGACATGGAGTGGGTCCACTCGGTCCTCGACCGCAAACTGCCCTTCGACGAGACGACCATGATCGACGACGAACACGGGGAGCCGACACCGCAGGAGCCAGGCGCCGTGGATATGGTCAAGGCATAG
- a CDS encoding sensor histidine kinase: protein MLRGEKRGGRGRLSLAGQAFVLQLVVLGLVISIGAVLAVLDARHDSDVTASREVTDVAVSVADAPSTIEALRAPDPTALLQPVTERIRKATGMDFIVVMAPDRTRYTHTTPERIGQPFSGNIDRALAGETFTETFSGTLGPSIRAVTPVYDDGRIVALVSAGVTRARIGDQVGTQLPLILGVAAAGLAVAAAGSFLLSRRIRRQTHGLAPDELRTMYEQHDAVLHSIHEGLVVFGPNSDGAEVVNDEARRLLDLPDGPVARADLPISMQRMSWGVVRDEMHVTTDRILLVNQDVVTWERRPIGTVITIRDHTELRTVMGELDSVRGFAESLRAQAHESANRLHTVITMVELGRYREAVEFATAELQLSQALIDRLLASVGDPALAALLLGKVNQAAERGIELTITEDTALDSTAPLSAQETVTLVGNLIDNAIDAAAEGDAGWVEVTVRQHDSALYVCVADSGPGMSAEAFTRAAERGYSTKADHQGLGLALVHRLVDRHGGVIGTERDPESAVTVTIPREDAR from the coding sequence GTGTTGCGCGGTGAGAAACGCGGGGGACGCGGTCGGCTATCGCTGGCCGGACAGGCCTTCGTGCTCCAACTCGTGGTGCTCGGGCTGGTCATCAGCATCGGAGCGGTGCTAGCCGTACTGGACGCCAGGCACGACAGCGATGTCACCGCCTCGCGTGAGGTCACCGATGTCGCGGTGAGCGTGGCGGACGCGCCGTCCACCATCGAGGCCCTGCGCGCCCCCGACCCGACCGCCCTGCTACAACCGGTGACCGAACGGATTCGCAAGGCAACCGGTATGGACTTCATCGTGGTGATGGCGCCGGATCGGACCCGGTACACCCACACCACGCCCGAACGCATCGGCCAGCCCTTCAGCGGCAATATCGATCGGGCACTGGCAGGGGAGACGTTCACCGAAACCTTTTCCGGAACGCTCGGGCCCTCCATCCGGGCGGTCACGCCGGTCTATGACGATGGGCGCATCGTTGCGTTGGTATCGGCGGGTGTCACCCGGGCGCGGATCGGCGATCAGGTCGGTACGCAGTTGCCCCTGATTCTCGGCGTTGCGGCGGCAGGTCTGGCGGTCGCGGCGGCCGGTTCGTTCCTGCTGAGTCGCCGGATTCGTCGGCAGACGCACGGTCTCGCGCCGGATGAGCTTCGCACGATGTACGAACAGCACGATGCGGTGCTGCATTCGATCCACGAAGGCCTGGTGGTGTTCGGTCCGAACAGTGACGGTGCGGAAGTCGTCAACGATGAGGCGCGCAGGCTGCTCGATCTGCCCGATGGGCCCGTCGCGCGCGCGGATCTGCCGATCTCGATGCAGCGGATGAGTTGGGGGGTGGTCCGCGACGAGATGCATGTGACCACGGATCGGATTCTGCTGGTCAATCAGGATGTCGTCACCTGGGAGCGGCGGCCGATCGGCACTGTGATCACCATTCGCGACCACACCGAATTGCGTACCGTAATGGGCGAACTCGACTCGGTGCGCGGTTTCGCGGAATCGCTGCGTGCGCAGGCACACGAATCGGCCAACCGGCTGCACACTGTGATCACCATGGTCGAGTTGGGGCGCTATCGGGAAGCGGTGGAGTTCGCGACCGCGGAACTTCAACTGTCCCAAGCCCTTATCGATCGGCTGCTCGCCTCGGTCGGCGATCCCGCACTTGCGGCACTGCTGCTCGGCAAGGTGAACCAGGCCGCCGAACGCGGCATCGAGCTGACGATCACCGAGGATACGGCGCTCGACTCGACCGCGCCGCTGTCCGCGCAGGAGACGGTGACGCTGGTGGGTAATCTGATCGACAATGCCATCGACGCGGCCGCCGAAGGTGACGCTGGATGGGTGGAAGTGACTGTGCGCCAGCATGATTCAGCACTGTATGTGTGCGTCGCGGACAGCGGTCCCGGAATGTCGGCCGAAGCATTCACTCGCGCCGCCGAACGCGGCTACTCCACCAAGGCCGACCATCAGGGCCTCGGGCTGGCACTGGTTCACCGCCTTGTCGACCGGCACGGCGGCGTGATCGGCACCGAACGCGATCCGGAAAGTGCCGTGACCGTGACGATCCCACGAGAGGATGCGCGATGA
- a CDS encoding response regulator: protein MIRVLIVEDEPLIAEAHRAYVERIPDFTAVAVAHTGREAMRAAADAAAENAPIDLVLMDIGLPDASGLDVAAALTGLAPRPDVIAITSARDLAMVRTAVSYGVVLYLLKPFTFAAFRDKLERYREFRTALPAGETAISQSDIDRALSALRTSDQRATAPKGVAPQTLDEISRTVRDAPGGLTAADTASTVGVSRITAWRYLEKLADDGLVDRKSDYGRAGRPKTRYTWKIRPE, encoded by the coding sequence ATGATCCGAGTGTTGATCGTCGAGGACGAGCCATTGATCGCGGAGGCGCACCGCGCCTACGTCGAACGAATACCTGACTTCACCGCGGTCGCGGTCGCACACACCGGTCGTGAGGCCATGCGCGCCGCGGCCGATGCGGCCGCCGAAAACGCGCCGATCGATCTGGTGCTCATGGATATCGGACTTCCCGATGCCAGCGGCCTCGATGTGGCCGCCGCCCTGACCGGCCTCGCACCCCGCCCGGACGTCATCGCCATCACCTCGGCCCGCGACCTGGCCATGGTGCGCACCGCAGTCTCCTACGGCGTGGTCCTCTACCTGCTGAAACCGTTCACCTTCGCCGCCTTCCGCGACAAACTCGAACGCTACCGCGAATTCCGCACCGCCCTGCCCGCGGGCGAAACCGCCATCTCCCAATCCGACATCGACCGCGCCCTCAGCGCCTTACGCACCTCCGACCAACGCGCAACCGCCCCCAAAGGCGTTGCCCCCCAAACGCTGGACGAAATCTCCCGCACCGTCCGCGACGCCCCCGGCGGCCTCACCGCCGCCGACACAGCCAGCACCGTCGGCGTTTCACGCATTACCGCATGGCGCTACTTGGAAAAACTCGCCGACGACGGCCTGGTCGACCGCAAGTCCGACTACGGCCGCGCGGGCCGCCCCAAAACCCGCTACACCTGGAAAATCCGCCCGGAGTGA
- the bla gene encoding class A beta-lactamase — MTRSAGIDSRRRALLGIALLSTLAACTKSPADEVAAAPISDSVARPDSTAHFAELERRFDARLGIFAVATGSETTVAYRADERFAFCSTFKAFAAAAVLSRNPLSHLDTRVGFTREDIRSISPITQDRVESGMTIGELCDAAVRYSDGTAGNLLLDDIGGTAGFTDYLRGLGDQVGRMDNYEPELNNVVPGNDSDTTTPSAIAADFRTLILGSVLPDDKRAFLTDWLERNVTGAKRIKAAIPDGWTVANKTGTGNYGRANDIAIVTPPARPPLLLAIMSDRPGGYDAQPSEDLIAEAARHIFTTLN, encoded by the coding sequence ATGACTCGTTCTGCCGGAATCGATTCCAGGCGGCGCGCGCTGCTCGGCATTGCTCTGCTGAGCACGCTGGCGGCCTGCACGAAGTCGCCCGCGGACGAGGTCGCCGCTGCGCCGATATCGGATTCGGTGGCGCGGCCGGATTCGACAGCGCACTTCGCCGAACTGGAGCGACGATTCGATGCTCGACTGGGGATCTTCGCCGTCGCGACCGGAAGCGAAACCACGGTCGCGTATCGGGCGGATGAGCGCTTCGCGTTCTGCTCGACGTTCAAGGCGTTTGCCGCGGCCGCGGTGCTGTCGCGAAATCCGCTATCGCATTTGGATACTCGGGTGGGGTTCACTCGTGAGGACATCCGATCCATCTCACCGATCACCCAGGACCGGGTCGAGTCCGGGATGACAATTGGCGAACTGTGCGACGCGGCGGTCCGCTACAGCGACGGCACCGCGGGCAATCTGCTGCTCGATGATATCGGCGGAACGGCTGGATTCACCGACTACCTACGTGGCCTCGGCGACCAGGTCGGCCGGATGGACAACTACGAACCCGAGCTCAATAACGTTGTTCCGGGCAATGATTCGGACACCACTACCCCAAGCGCGATCGCTGCCGATTTCCGGACGCTGATCCTGGGCTCGGTGCTGCCAGATGACAAGCGTGCATTCTTGACAGATTGGCTCGAGCGCAATGTCACCGGTGCGAAACGCATCAAAGCCGCCATCCCCGACGGCTGGACCGTCGCCAACAAAACCGGCACCGGCAACTACGGCCGCGCCAACGACATCGCCATCGTGACCCCACCCGCGCGCCCGCCGCTGCTACTGGCGATCATGTCGGACCGCCCCGGTGGCTACGACGCCCAACCTAGCGAAGACCTGATAGCCGAGGCTGCCCGACATATCTTCACCACTCTGAACTGA
- a CDS encoding XRE family transcriptional regulator: MDNDLGRALDAVGPRLRALRRQRETTLADLSTETGISVSTLSRLESGARRPTLELLLPLAKAHGVTLDELVDAPPTGDPRIHLRPITRHGMTMLPLTRRAGGIQAYKMVIPPDGRRREPDPQTHEGYEWLYVLNGRLRLILGEHDIILTPGEAAEFDTRVPHWFGAADNEPAEFLSLFGKQGERAHIRAAPKNAHR, encoded by the coding sequence ATGGACAACGACCTCGGTAGAGCCCTCGACGCGGTCGGACCTCGGTTACGCGCGCTACGCCGCCAGCGCGAAACCACACTGGCCGACCTCTCGACGGAAACCGGCATCTCGGTGAGCACCCTGTCCCGCCTGGAATCCGGCGCCCGCCGCCCAACCCTCGAACTGCTGTTGCCGCTGGCCAAGGCGCACGGCGTCACCCTCGACGAACTCGTCGACGCCCCACCCACCGGCGACCCGCGTATCCACTTGCGCCCCATCACCCGCCACGGCATGACCATGCTGCCCCTGACCCGCCGAGCCGGTGGTATCCAGGCGTACAAGATGGTCATCCCGCCCGACGGTCGCCGAAGGGAACCCGACCCGCAGACCCACGAGGGCTACGAATGGCTCTACGTCCTCAACGGACGCCTACGCCTCATCCTCGGCGAACACGACATCATCCTCACCCCCGGCGAGGCCGCCGAATTCGACACCCGCGTCCCACACTGGTTCGGCGCGGCGGACAACGAGCCGGCCGAATTCCTCAGCCTTTTCGGGAAACAGGGCGAACGCGCCCACATCCGCGCGGCCCCCAAAAACGCCCACCGGTAG
- a CDS encoding NAD(P)/FAD-dependent oxidoreductase: MVTQLKDGYDVVVIGGGAAGLSGALMLARMRRSVVVIDAGQPRNAPAEGVHGLLARDGTPPGELLERGRAEVRGYGGHVVNGEVITVARDADGFAVCLGDRSVRARRLLVTTGLVDELPEIAGLRERWGRDVIHCPYCHGWEVRDQAIGVLGTGPMGVHQALLFRQLTTDVTYFSHTMPLRAEQSEELNARGVRVVRGEVTALEIVDDRLAGVRLSDGTVIAREVVVVGSRMVARAHFLETLGLQPTEHPAGVGEYITTDATGRTDVPGVWAAGNVTDLTAQVGAAAAAGAAAAAQINADLVVEETRRAVAAYREPFSAETEAQLCEAVTGDHRHGI; the protein is encoded by the coding sequence ATGGTGACCCAACTGAAAGATGGCTATGACGTGGTGGTGATCGGCGGTGGCGCGGCCGGATTGAGCGGCGCGCTGATGCTGGCCAGGATGCGACGGTCGGTGGTCGTCATCGATGCGGGGCAACCGCGTAATGCTCCGGCCGAGGGCGTGCACGGACTGCTCGCCCGGGACGGAACACCGCCGGGCGAATTGCTGGAACGCGGTCGGGCCGAGGTCCGCGGCTATGGCGGACATGTGGTGAACGGCGAGGTCATCACGGTCGCGCGGGATGCCGACGGGTTCGCGGTGTGCCTCGGTGACAGGTCCGTGCGGGCGCGTCGACTCTTGGTGACCACCGGTCTGGTCGATGAGCTACCCGAGATCGCGGGACTACGGGAACGTTGGGGCCGCGATGTGATCCACTGCCCGTACTGCCACGGCTGGGAGGTTCGCGACCAGGCCATCGGTGTGCTCGGCACCGGCCCGATGGGGGTGCACCAGGCACTGCTGTTCCGCCAGCTCACCACCGATGTCACGTACTTCTCGCACACCATGCCACTCCGCGCCGAACAGTCGGAGGAGTTGAACGCCCGCGGCGTCCGCGTGGTGCGCGGCGAAGTGACCGCGCTGGAGATCGTCGACGACCGCCTCGCGGGAGTGCGGTTGAGCGACGGCACCGTAATCGCCCGCGAGGTCGTGGTGGTCGGCTCGCGGATGGTCGCCCGAGCGCACTTCCTCGAAACACTCGGACTGCAACCGACCGAACACCCGGCTGGCGTCGGCGAATACATCACCACCGACGCCACCGGACGAACCGATGTGCCCGGCGTTTGGGCCGCAGGCAATGTCACCGACCTGACGGCCCAGGTCGGCGCGGCCGCAGCGGCAGGCGCAGCTGCCGCAGCCCAGATCAACGCCGATTTGGTCGTCGAGGAGACCCGCCGAGCCGTCGCCGCCTACCGCGAACCGTTCTCCGCCGAAACCGAAGCGCAACTGTGCGAGGCCGTTACGGGCGACCATCGGCACGGCATATAG
- a CDS encoding cytochrome P450, translating into MKPQYWFRWLSVQGAPRLALRTQARRGDPFAQLMGGPDGLADPYPLIERLRGQGRLQRTAIAWASFDHELCRAVLRDNRFGVRTTDTFNIPKPLQLLAERLPLPPNPVEPPSMLVIDPPEHTQMRKPVASAFTPRAIGRLRERVETVTEELLGALPSGGSADLIASYAAQVPIAIISEMLGFPEKDRKLFLEWGDRMTPLLDIGISWRAFRRALGSMEVMNDYLDGHIARLRREPGDDILSSLVSSGELDDFALKATASLLMGAGFETTVNLIGNGVAQLVTHPEQLDRLRAEPDLWPNAVEEVLRIDAPVQTTARIASTDLELEGVQLHKGNTVVLSLAGANRDPAVFTDPDVFDVGRSNAKEHLTFSSGIHVCLGASLARMEATYALQSLFERFPDLQLDGAPQRRELFTLHGYERMPVRLGRRASAPAPEPTTV; encoded by the coding sequence ATGAAGCCGCAGTATTGGTTCCGGTGGTTATCGGTGCAGGGTGCGCCGCGGTTGGCCCTGCGCACCCAGGCGCGGCGCGGTGATCCGTTCGCCCAACTGATGGGCGGGCCGGATGGTCTCGCCGATCCCTATCCACTGATCGAGCGGCTGCGCGGACAGGGGCGGCTGCAGCGCACCGCGATCGCGTGGGCGAGCTTCGACCACGAGCTGTGCCGAGCCGTGCTGCGGGACAACCGATTCGGTGTGCGCACCACCGACACCTTCAATATTCCGAAGCCGCTGCAATTGCTCGCCGAGCGACTTCCCTTGCCGCCCAATCCGGTTGAGCCGCCGTCGATGCTGGTCATCGACCCGCCGGAGCATACGCAGATGCGCAAGCCGGTCGCATCGGCCTTCACCCCGCGCGCGATCGGCCGATTGCGGGAACGGGTCGAGACGGTCACCGAGGAACTGCTCGGTGCGCTGCCTTCGGGCGGTTCGGCCGATCTGATCGCGTCGTATGCCGCGCAGGTGCCGATCGCCATCATCTCGGAAATGCTCGGCTTCCCGGAAAAGGACCGAAAGCTATTCCTGGAGTGGGGCGATCGGATGACGCCGCTGCTCGATATCGGGATTTCCTGGCGGGCATTCCGGCGTGCGCTCGGTTCGATGGAGGTGATGAACGATTACCTCGACGGCCATATCGCGCGACTGCGCCGCGAACCGGGCGACGACATTCTCAGCAGCCTGGTCAGCTCGGGTGAACTCGACGATTTCGCCTTGAAGGCGACTGCGAGCCTGTTGATGGGTGCGGGCTTCGAGACCACGGTCAACCTGATCGGCAACGGCGTCGCCCAATTGGTCACGCATCCCGAACAATTGGATCGATTGCGCGCCGAACCGGATCTCTGGCCGAATGCGGTCGAAGAGGTGCTGCGCATCGATGCGCCGGTGCAGACGACGGCGCGAATCGCATCGACCGACTTGGAACTCGAGGGTGTGCAGCTGCACAAGGGCAATACCGTGGTGCTGTCGCTGGCAGGCGCGAACCGCGATCCTGCGGTCTTCACCGATCCGGATGTCTTCGATGTCGGCCGCTCGAATGCCAAGGAGCACTTGACATTCAGCAGTGGCATCCACGTCTGCCTCGGTGCGAGCCTGGCCCGAATGGAAGCCACCTATGCGCTGCAATCCTTGTTCGAGCGCTTCCCGGACCTGCAACTCGATGGGGCACCGCAGCGTCGAGAGTTGTTCACGCTGCACGGATATGAGCGGATGCCGGTTCGGCTCGGTCGCCGGGCCAGCGCCCCGGCTCCCGAGCCGACAACGGTCTGA